From a single Epinephelus fuscoguttatus linkage group LG18, E.fuscoguttatus.final_Chr_v1 genomic region:
- the LOC125905660 gene encoding zinc finger protein 391-like isoform X5, with the protein MSSVEYLRGFVSERLTAAAEEILGVFEKTIVEYEKEIDRQRRLLDIAWNPEVNLHRIQLPQQDVCKEEEVVAEQQLCIEERKSSVDQEEPEPPQIKEEEEEVCSSQEGEQLDVKQETETFLVTRSDEESEQQLLCHSSHGAESEDEEGDEQGDSTSSGEAEPEEQNRRHKRRSHTKRVDNPNLSEIDHNTHTELPQQDVCKEEEVVAEQQLCIEERSSSVDQEEPEPPQIKEEEEEVCSSQEGEQLEVKQETETFLVTPSDEESEQQLLCHSSHGAESEDEEGDSTSSGEAEPEQQNRCNKRRSHTKRVDNPNLSETDHNTHTGKTPFKCDTCGKAFKFKSRYISHLRVHTGEKPYCCNTCGKKFSHMSTLNIHARIHTGEKPFPCNTCGKNFRCSYKLSVHMRTHTGEKPYSCSTCGKGFCRTTDLKTHTRIHTGERPYSCKTCGKNFRCSNQLLFHTRTHTGEKPYPCKTCGRRFTLTAELKVHARIHTGERPYSCKTCGKDFRRSYDLSVHMRVHTGERPYPCKTCGKHFGQSGTLLVHRRRAHADEMP; encoded by the exons ATGTCTTCAGTTGAGTATTTGAGAGGGTTTGTCAGCGAGagactaactgctgctgctgaagaaatattgGGAGTTTTTGAGAAAACTATCGTCGAGTACGAGAAAGAGATCGACCGTCAGCGCAGACTGTTGGATATAGCTTGGAACCCGGAAGTTAATTTACACAGGATAC AGCTCCCACAGCAAGATGtgtgtaaggaggaggaggttgtcgctgagcagcagctctgtattgaggagaggaagtccagtgtggaccaagaggagccagagcctccacagattaaagaggaagaggaggaagtgtgcagcagtcaggagggagagcagcttgacGTGAAGCAGGAGACTGAGACCTTTCTAGTGACTCGTAGTGATGAGGAAagtgagcagcagctcctctgtcaCAGCTCTCATGGAGCTGAGAGTGAAGATGAGGAAGGAGACGAGCAAGGAGACTCAACATCAAGTGGAGAAGCAGAGCCAGAAGAACAGAATAGACGTCACAAGCGCAGAAGTCACACTAAGCGTGTAGACAACCCCAACTTATCAGAGATTGATCATAATACTCACACAG AGCTCCCACAGCAAGATGtgtgtaaggaggaggaggttgtcgctgagcagcagctctgtattgAGGAGaggagctccagtgtggaccaagaggagccagagcctccacagattaaagaggaagaggaggaagtgtgcagcagtcaggagggagagcagcttgaaGTGAAGCAGGAGACTGAGACCTTTCTAGTGACTCCTAGTGATGAGGAAagtgagcagcagctcctctgtcaCAGCTCTCATGGAGCTGAGAGTGAAGATGAGGAAGGAGACTCAACATCAAGTGGAGAAGCAGAGCCAGAACAACAGAATAGATGTAACAAGCGCAGAAGTCACACTAAGCGTGTAGACAACCCCAACTTATCAGAGACTGATCATAATACTCACACAGGTAAAACACCTTTTAAATGTGACACTTGTGGGAAAGCTTTCAAGTTTAAGTCTCGTTATATTTCACACCTGAGGgtccacacaggagagaagcccTATTGTTGTAACACGTGTGGGAAAAAATTCAGTCATATGTCAACTCTGAACATTCATGcaagaatccacacaggtgagaagccatttCCTTGCAACACATGTGGTAAAAACTTCAGATGCAGTTATAAATTGTCAGTCCACATGAGAacccacacaggagagaagccaTATTCTTGCAGCACCTGTGGGAAAGGATTCTGTCGGACAACAGATTTGAAAACTCACAcaagaatccacacaggtgagaggcCGTATTCTTGCAAGACATGTGGAAAAAACTTCAGATGCAGTAATCAATTGTTATTCCACACGAGaacccacacaggtgagaagccgtatccTTGCAAGACCTGTGGGAGAAGATTCACTCTGACAGCAGAGTTGAAAGTTCACGcaagaatccacacaggtgagaggcCGTATTCTTGCAAGACATGTGGAAAGGATTTCAGACGCAGTTATGATTTGTCAGTCCACATGAgagtccacacaggtgagagaCCGTATCCTTGCAAAACCTGTGGAAAACATTTTGGACAGAGCGGTACCTTGTTAGTCCACAGAAGAAGAGCCCACGCCGATGAGATGCCGTAA
- the LOC125905664 gene encoding zinc finger protein OZF-like translates to MSTVEYLRGFVSERLTAAAEEILGVFEKTIVEYEKEIDRQRILLDIAWKPEVRLYRTELPQQDVCKEEEVVAEQQLCIEERSSSVDQEEPEPPQIKEEEEEVCSSQEGEQLEVKQETETFLVTPSDEESEQQLFCHSSHGAESEDEEGDEQEDSTSTGEAEPEQQSEHDASNTHTNRVDNPNLSEIDHNTHTGKTSFKCDTCGKAFKFKSRLNSHLRIHTGEKPFCCNTCGKTFNRMSTLKAHKRIHTGEKPYCCNTCGKDFRYKSHLIGHMATHTGEKPFPCNTCGKSFSHMSALNIHNRIHTGEKPYCCNTCGKRFSQKVTLNIHNRVHTGEKPYCCKKCGKDFRDIGHLTGHMRTHTGEKPFKCDTCGRSFTHRDHLKHHLTTHTGEKPYSCSICGKQFSLAWALKTHTRIHTGEKPYPCKTCGEAFGRSRSLLVHVRRAHTGEKPYVCKICGKSYFDASQLACHIKSHTAK, encoded by the exons ATGTCTACAGTTGAGTATTTGAGAGGGTTTGTCAGCGAGagactaactgctgctgctgaagaaatattgGGAGTGTTTGAGAAAACTATCGTCGAGTACGAGAAAGAGATCGACCGTCAGCGCATACTGTTGGATATAGCTTGGAAACCGGAAGTAAGGTTATACAGGACAG AGCTCCCACAGCAAGATGtgtgtaaggaggaggaggttgtcgctgagcagcagctctgtattgAGGAGaggagctccagtgtggaccaagaggagccagagcctccacagattaaagaggaagaggaggaagtgtgcagcagtcaggagggagagcagcttgaaGTGAAGCAGGAGACTGAGACCTTTCTAGTGACTCCTAGTGATGAGGAAAGTGAGCAGCAGCTCTTCTGTCACAGCTCTCATGGAGCTGAGAGTGAAGATGAGGAAGGAGACGAGCAAGAAGACTCAACATCAACTGGAGAAGCAGAGCCAGAACAACAGAGTGAACATGACGCAAGCAACACTCACACTAACCGTGTAGACAACCCCAACTTATCAGAGATTGATCATAATACTCACACAGgtaaaacatcttttaaatgTGACACTTGTGGGAAAGCTTTCAAGTTTAAGTCTCGGTTAAATTCACACCtgagaatccacacaggagagaagccgtTTTGTTGTAATACATGTGGGAAAACATTCAATCGAATGTCAACTCTGAAAGCTCATAaaagaatccacacaggtgagaagccgtattgTTGCAACACATGTGGGAAAGATTTCCGATATAAGAGCCACTTGATTGGCCACATGGCaacccacacaggtgagaagccatttCCTTGCAACACATGTGGTAAATCATTCAGTCATATGTCAGCTCTAAACATTCACAacagaatccacacaggtgagaagccgtattgTTGCAACACCTGTGGGAAAAGATTCAGTCAAAAGGTAACACTGAACATTCACAACAgagtccacacaggtgagaagccatatTGCTGCAAAAAATGTGGAAAGGATTTCCGAGACATTGGTCATTTGACCGGCCACATGAGaacccacacaggtgagaagccgtttAAATGCGATACATGTGGGAGATCTTTTACACATAGAGATCACTTGAAACACCATCTGACaacccacacaggtgagaagccatatTCTTGCAGCATCTGTGGGAAACAGTTCTCTCTGGCGTGGGCCTTGAAAACTCACAcaagaatccacacaggtgagaagccgtatccTTGTAAGACGTGTGGAGAAGCTTTTGGACGCAGTCGGAGTTTGTTAGTCCACGTAAGAAGAGCCCACACCGGTGAGAAGCCATACGTTTGCAAGATCTGCGGGAAAAGCTACTTTGATGCATCTCAATTGGCATGTCATATAAAATCACATACAGCCAAGTAG
- the rnf170 gene encoding E3 ubiquitin-protein ligase RNF170 encodes MEDSQCGDLDYLIQDEDTLIEGVSNQVLFVVVLSVTFLAGLLTLLFRQEEQNIHPENQEHVRAVRQQLQTEQDENPQAEARQQYYTDMSCPVCLQQAVLPVETNCGHLFCGSCIIAYWRYGTWLGAINCPICRQMVTLLFPLFHEHASPQRVQDGEAEPQLILSDINDYNRRFSGQPRSYMDRLRDVPTLLRHAFREMFSVGGLFWMFRIRILLCLVGALTYLASPLDILPEALFGLLGFMDDFFVILLLFVYISIMYREVVTQRLNG; translated from the exons ATGGAGGACAGTCAATGCGGGGATCTGGACTACCTGATCCAAGATGAGGACACCCTCATTGAAGGTGTCAGCAACCAAGTCTTATTTGTTGTGGTGCTAAGTGTCACCTTCCTCGCAGGCCTCCTCACTCTGCTCTTCAG ACAAGAAGAGCAGAACATCCATCCAGAGAATCAGGAGCACGTTCGAGCCGTCCGGCAACAACTCCAAACAGAACAG GATGAAAATCCTCAGGCGGAGGCCAGGCAGCAGTATTACACGGACATGTCTTGTCCTGTGTGTTTACAGCAGGCTGTTCTGCCTGTGGAAACCAATTGTGGACATCTTTTCTGTG GCTCCTGCATTATAGCCTACTGGAGGTATGGCACATGGCTGGGTGCTATTAACTGCCCCATCTGCAGACAAATG GTAACGTTGCTCTTCCCACTATTTCATGAGCATGCCAGTCCTCAGAGGGTCCAAGATGGCGAGGCAGAACCCCAGCTGATATTATCAGACATTAACGATTACAACCGCAGGTTCTCAGGCCAGCCAAGATCT TATATGGACAGGCTGCGAGATGTGCCCACCCTGCTTCGTCATGCCTTCAGGGAGATGTTCTCTGTGGGTGGCCTCTTCTGGATGTTCAGGATTCGAATTCTTCTCTGCCTAGTGGGAGCACTCACCTACCTGGCCTCGCCGCTCGACATCCTCCCTGAGGCACTTTTCGGCCTCCTGGGATTCATGGACGATTTCTTTGTGATCCTGCTTCTCTTTGTTTACATCTCTATCATGTACAGAGAGGTGGTTACACAAAGACTGAATGGCTAG